GGGCATCGGCAAAGCCGAGTCGGCGGGTGTTACGCGCGGCATGGTGTCAAACATCGACAAAACTGTGCAAGGCATTACACTGGCGGTAGATGTAGCCGGTACACAATCAAACGTAGAGATACGCATTGTGAATGTAGGTATAGCGGGCCAGCATATCAAAAGTTTGCAACATAGGGGCTTAATTACCCGTAAGGACCTAAGCTCGGAAATAAGCCGCAAGGATATTGATAAACTGGTAGAGGATATGTACAACCTGGTAATGCCCCCGGGCGAGGAGATCATCCACGTATTACCGCAAGAGTTTACGGTAGATAACGAACCGGGCGTAAAAGACCCGATTGGTATGGCCGGAGTGCGTTTAGAAGCCAATTTTCACATCATATCTGGCCAGGTAACGGCTATAAAAAACATAGTAAAATGCGTTAACAAAGCCAACCTGGAAAGCCAGGAACTGATACTGGAGCCACTTGCATCTTCAGAGTCGGTTTTAAGCGACGAGGAAAAAGAAGCCGGTGTGGTTTTAGTAGATATAGGTGGTGGTACTACCGACGTGGCCATTTTCCACGAAGGTATTATACGCCATACGGCTGTTATACCGTTTGGTGGTAATAGCGTAACCGAAGATATCCGCGAGGGTTGTTCGGTAATGCGTAACATAGCCGAGCAGTTAAAAGTGAGGTTTGGATCGGCACTGGCTGAAGAAAATAAAGAGAACGAGATAGTTTGTGTGCCCGGATTACGCGGCCGCGAACCTAAAGAGATATCGGTTAAAAATCTGGCCTTTGTTATACAGGCCCGTATGGAAGAAATTGTAGAACATGTGTACTACGAGATCAAATCATCAGGTTACGAGAAAAAACTGATAGCAGGTATTGTGGTTACAGGCGGTGGTGCGCAGTTAAAGCACTTAACCCAATTAATTGAATACGTTACCGGTTTAGATTGCCGCGTAGGCTACCCTAACGAGCATTTGGCCAAAAACGAAGTGTTGCCTAAAACCACTTACGAAGAGCTGCAGAGCCCAACGTTTGCAACAGGTATTGGCTTGTTGATAAAAGGTATCCAAAAAATGGAATACAACGATGTGGCGCACGCGCCGGCAACAACAATTAAGGCCGAAAAAACCAAGTATACCGACGACAGAAAGTTTGGCTTGCTGGGCAAGATATTGGAGTCGGGAAAGAAGTTTATTAAGGACGATATTAAGGACGAGGACTTCCTGAAATAATATTTATTAACACGAAAACTACTTTTCCACATTACTGACAATTGTGGATAAAGTTTGTGGATAAAGTGCTAATATTACAATAACGAAGTCTATCTAATCAACGGAATACATATAGCTGAAAACAAGGATTATGCAGTTTGAGATGTTAAAGGAAAAATCGTCAATCATCAAAGTAATTGGTGTTGGCGGCGGCGGTGGTAACGCGGTAAACCATATGTACAGGCAAGGAATAACGGGTGTCGACTTTATAATTTGTAACACCGATGCCCAGGCGCTTGAGTTAAGCCCTATTCCAAACAAGGTACAGTTAGGCGCAAGCTTAACCGAAGGTATGGGTGCTGGGTCTATCCCCGAAGTTGGCAAAAACTCTGCTATCGAAAATATCGATGATATAAAGCAGATGCTTGGCGTTAATACCAAAATGCTATTTATTACAGCAGGTATGGGTGGTGGCACAGGTACAGGCGCAAGCCCTATCATCGCTAAAGCAGCCCGCGAACTTGATATATTAACCGTTGGTATTATAACCACTCCGTTCTCTTTTGAAGGCAAACGCCGTAAAATGCAGGCCGAAGAGGGTATGGAAGAATTGAAAAAATATGTCGATTCGTTCCTGGTAATATCAAACGACAGGCTTCGCCAGATATTTGGTAACTTAACCCTTGGTTCGGCATTTGCACAGGCTGATGATATTTTAACAACTGCAGCCAAAGGCATTGCCGAGATCATCACCCTGCCCGGCTATATCAATGTTGATTTTAAAGATGTGCGCACCGTAATGAAAGACAGTGGCGTATCTATAATGGGTAGCAGCGCTGCCGAAGGCGAAAACCGTGCATTAAAGGCGGTTGAAGGTGCTTTATCATCGCCTTTATTAAAAGATAACGAGATAGAAGGTGCACGTTACATATTGCTTAACATCAGCTCTGGCGAAAAAGAAGTAACCATGGATGAGGTGAGCATTATTACCGACTATATACAGGAAGAAGCCGGTTTAGCCGCCGACCTGATATGGGGTAACTGCAAGGACGAGAATTTAGGCGACAAACTATCTGTAACCATCATCGCTACCGGTTTCCAAACCAAGGATGAGCGCGAAAAAGAAAACAGCAACAAAAAAATAGTATCGATGCTGGTGCCCGAAAATGCACCATTGGTTAAGCCGGTTAACGAGTTTATTACCCCGGTAAAAACCGACGGTGAAACCGCTGCTATGCCTTACATGAAGGGTAAAGAAGCCGAGCCAAAACAAACCGGTTTATTTGACCTGTTTGCTAAAGCCGAAGAGCAGGATGCTAAAGACGAGGTGATAAAGTATGACCTTACCGATGAAGTGCCGCAAATAAGTGAAGAACCCGAAATGTCGGAATTTACTTTTAAGGTTACCGAAACCGTTATGAACTTTGAACCTGCCAAAGCCGAAGTACAGCAAGAACCTGAACCCGAGCCTATAGCCAATGCAGACGATGATAAAACGGATGAATCTATAGAAGAGCAGTTACGTAAATCGCGCGAGCGCATTATGCGCCTAAAAGACCTGAGCATGAAGCTGCGCAACGGCAACATACAGGAACTTGAAAACGTACCGGCATATAAACGTAAAGAGATTGCTTTGCAGCAAACACCTGCATCTGACGAAAGCCAGATATCAAGGTTCTCCTTACTGCCCGATAGCGAAGGCAAAACAGAGATAAGGAACAATAATTCCTTCCTTCACGATAATGTAGACTAATTGAGCTAAACCCTATCAATAAGGCCCTTTGCTAACGCACGGGGCCTTTTTTGTTAAGTGCCTGCAATTTAGGCTTGATACAGGGCATTTTAAGGGTTATATTTGCAAAAATATTGATAATTAAGAAAATAAGCGTTTTGGATTTATTCGATAAGATTATAAAGAATATGGGTGGCCCTATCGGGCAGCATCAAAAATGGTCGCACGGGTATTTTTCTTTCCCCCGTTTAGAAGGCGAGATAGCCCCCCACATGATGTTTAATGGTAAAGAGCATTTGGTATGGAGCCTTAATAATTACTTAGGCCTGGCTAACCACCCCGAAGTGCGTAAAGCTGATGCAGAGGCTGCTGCCGATTACGGAATGGCCTACCCTATGGGTGCGCGTATGATGTCGGGCAACTCAAAACACCACGAAGAGCTGGAGCAAGCTCTGGGCAATTTTGTGGGTAAGGATGCCGCTTTTTTACTAAACTATGGTTACCAGGGTATGGTATCAATTATTGATGCATTGGTAGACCGTAATGATGTTATCGTTTATGATGCCGAATCGCATGCTTGTATAGTAGATGGGGTGCGCCTGCACATGGGTAAACGCTTTGTTTACAAACATAACGATATAGAAAGCTGCGAAAAGCAACTGGAACGCGCCGAACGCTTAACCGAGCAAACCGGTGGAGGTATACTGGTGATAACCGAAGGTGTATTTGGTATGTCGGGTGCGCAGGGTAAGCTAAAAGAGATCATCAAATTAAAAGATAAATATAAGTTTAGGTTATTGGTAGACGATGCACACGGTTTTGGTACTATGGGCCCAACAGGTGCGGGCACCCACGAGGAGCAAAATTGTATAGAAGGATTAGATGTGTACTTTGGTACTTTTGCCAAATCAATGGCGGGTATTGGTGCTTTTGTTGCTGCCGATACCGAGATCATCAATTACCTGCGTTATAATATGCGGTCGCAAACCTTTGCAAAGGCCTTGCCTATGCCAATGGTATTAGGTTTAAAAAAGCGCTTTGAGCTATTACGATCAAAGCCCGAGCTGCGCCAGCAGTTATGGGTAATTGCCAAAGCCCTGCAAAATGGCTTGGTTGAGCATGGTTTTGATATTGGTATAACCGATACCATGGTTACCCCGGTTTTCCTGAAAGGGGACCTAAACGAGGCCACCAGCCTCACCATGGAGCTGCGCGAAAAGTACAGTATATTTTGTTCTATCGTGGTATATCCGGTTATCCCTAAGGGCTTAATAGAACTTAGGCTGATACCAACAGCTATACACACCCTTGAGGATGTAGAACGTACGCTACAGGCATTTAGCGAGGTAGCCCAAAAACTAAAAAAAGGTTACTACAAAACAAATAAAATGGCTATAGCATAAGCAAGCTATATATTATTAAATGAAAGCCCTGAAATATTTAGCAGGGCTTTTTTTATGAATATCAGTTAATGATATTCCTGATACGTTTAATTTATAGCGGTTAAAGTATTGCTTATTTATTTATAAGTTATTATTTTCACGGCATATATTAAATGACGTAACGACTTGTTTAATATATCGGTTTCCCCCTGCCGAGATACTATTGCTTAAACCTATACATATGAATAAAATTTTACTTGCCTTTTTTATAGCCATACTATGTTTTAATGCCAAAGCGCAAACGCCTTTAATTACTACTTACGCAGGCGGCGGAGTAGGTAACGCGGCTAATGGCGTACCCGCTATTAATGTATCACTTCAGGATGTTAAGGCAGTAGTAACAGATGCCGCCGGTAACGTGTATTTTTCAAATAGCTATTTAATATACAAGGTTAACACAAGCGGCATATTATCTGTGGTGCTTAACATAACCCAGGCCCAGCAAAATGGCTATCAACAAATTGGTGGGTTAGCCATAGATGCTTCAGGTTCGGTTTATTTTTCTCTTACAGGGGGCCGTATGGTTAAAAAAATAACAGCGGCGGGCGTGATTACAACAGTTGCGGGCACGGGTGCGTATGGCAAAACCGGCGACGGTGGAAATGCCACTAGCGCATTGCTTGCAAACCCGCAGGCATTAGCCATAGACAAGTCAGATAATCTGTATATAGCCGATAAAGATTACAACATAATACGTAAAGTTACCAAGGCCGGTATAATTAGTTTATTTGCAGGCGGCGGCGGTGCCACTTTCGAGAATGTACCTGCAACGCAAGCTGCGTTAAACCCTACCGCGCTTGCGGCCGGTGCCGATGGCAATATATATGTAGCCGGGCAAAATGGTGTACAAAAGATAGTATCGGGTGGCAATATCTTTTTTGTTGCCAATGCATCTTCATATGTTAGTGCTAATGCTTTTGGCTTAGCAGTTGATGCAGCAGGTACTGTTTTCATATCAGACTATGGTGCCAGTCGAATTGTAAAAATACTGGCAAACGGTGCCACTACTTTAATAACTAATCAAGGTAACTCAGGTGTTTTTGGCGATGACGTACCTGCAGCACAGTTCAACACCTTTTCCCCCTATGGCTTAGCCCTAAATTCAAAAGGAGAATTATTTGTTGCCGATATTAGCAACCAACGTATACGCAAAATTTACACGCCACCTGCCCCAACCATAACATCTTTTACACCTGCTAAAGCTGCCTATGGTAAAAATATAACAATTACAGGCACCAATTTTAAAGGCACTACCAGTGTAACTTTTGGTGGTAATAATGCTACCCCGTTTACCATAGGGGCAGATTTTAAAACCATAACCACAACGGTTCCCGTGCTATCGGCTTTAACAAACAATGTACAGGTAACTACATATGGCGGCACAGCAACTAAAGCAGGTTTTACCTACATACCGCAGCCAACAATTACTTCTCTGAGTACAAAAACAGGCCCTAAGGGTACCGTTATTACTATAAAAGGCACTAATTTTTCTGCAGATGCTAAGGTTACCTTTGGTGGCGTGCCGGCAGCAAGTGTAAGGTACGTATCGGCAACTACAGTAACAGCCACTGTAGGCGAAGGTGCTTCGGGCGCAATTATTTTAACTAATGCTGGCGGTACAGCTATATATAATGGTTTTACATACACGGGCGCCATCATCACCGATTTTCAGCCACGTAAAGCAAAAACCGGTACTACAGTAGTCATCTCAGGTAAGAATTTCACAGGCGCAACAGCGGTAAGCTTTGGCGGGGTAGCCGCAAAATCATTTAAGATTGTAAGCAGTGCCCAAATAACAGCTGTTGTAAACACAGGTAAAACCGGGCTTGTAAAAGTAACCGTACCAAAAGGCGCGGGATCAAGCATAGATACTTTTACCTATGTACCGCCGCCAACTATAAAATCGTTTACACCAAACGCAGGTGCCGCAGGTGCCACCATAACCATTACAGGTACTGGTTTCGACGATGTGCAGTCCGTTAGTTTTGGCGGCACAGCAGCTACATCATTTACCGTATTATCGCCTACCAAAATATCTGCCGAGGTGGCCTATGGTGCAAGCGGTAGTATTAGTGTAACCACACCTGGGGGTACAGCAACATTGGCTGGCTTTACCTATGTAAAACCGCTCGATCTGAGTATGAATAATGTGGCGTTTTGCCCGTCCGTCAATACAAAATACCCGGCATCGGTAGATGTTACCGTTACCGTAAAAAACTTTAAAGACCTGGCATCTTTACAGGGAAGTTTTGGATGGGACAACAGTATCCTGCAATACAGCTCTATTGTAAACTATGGGCCGGTATCAATGGGTATTACAGCGGCAAATTTTAATAAAACAAGCGAAAACCGCCTAACCTTTGTATGGCACGATGTAACTACTAAAGGGGTTACGCTTTCAGATAATACAGTATTGTTTAAAATACGGTTCAGTATAGCGGCTTTAACCGAAAATGCAGGTGTAGCCAATGTGCAGTTTTTGCAGGATCCACTGCCCTTTGAGGCATCGCATAAAGTACTTAACCTGGTACCCGTAGTTACGCATGATGGGCAGGTGACTGTTCCGGCAGGTGCCATTATACAGCCTGTTACAACAAATGTTTGTGCAGGCGAATCGGTAAACCTTACTGTAAACGCGCCTGGCAAATATCAGTGGTATAAAAATGATGTAGCTATAACTACAGCCAAATCGGCTACCTATGCAGCCAAAGCAAGCGGCAATTACAAGGTTATAATTACCACCTCGGGTGGGTGTTTGGTAGTGTCGGATGTGGTTAAGGTTGTTGTGAACCCTATACCGCCCGCGCCAAAAATTACAAGCAATTCGCCTTTATTGCTGGGCGATACCCTAAAAGCTACTGCAAGCACTGTAGCCAATGCCAGTAATTATATATGGACAACCCCGACAGGAAACACTTACTACGGACAAAAACTTATTATACCCAATGCCGACTCATACATGAGTGGCCCTTATTCGGTTGTGGCAGTGGTGAATGGTTGTAACAGTTTACCGGCAACAGCCAACATTATAGTTAATAATACACTTGCTATTAGCGGCCGCATATATACACCGTTAAATAAGCCGGTGCCCTACGTATATGTAACCTTAGCCGGTACCACCAATGTTACCAAGCGCACAGGTGTGCAAGGCGATTTTAAGTTTCCGCTGGCAACAGGCGGCAACTTTATACTAACCCCTGCAAAAGATAACGATAAACAAAAAACCAATGGCATCACTGCTTTAGATATCACCTTTATACAGGCGCACTTGTTACAAAAAACATTGTTCGATTCGCCGTATAAGTTAATAGCGGCTGATGCAAATAATTCGGGTACTGTTTCGGCGCTCGATCTGGTACACATACGCCGTATGATATTGGGTATAGATACTACCTTTCCCGGTAAAAGGATGTGGGCCTTTGTAAACTCTAATAACACGCCTTATTATTATAATCCCTTCCCGTTCGTATCAAACCGTACTTACGAGTCGTTAAACTCATCGGTTAATAGCCAGGATTTTATAGGTGTTAAAATAGGGGATGTAACGTATGATTGGAACCCTAAGATAATGATAGGCGAGCCCGATGAATCCAATCTGATCAACCTAAGCAGTAACCATGTAGGGCTAAACGCAACAAGTACAAATATTGAGCTTTACCATAATGATGTTAATGCTTACAATAAAACAGATGTGGTTATACCTGTAAAAGTAAAAAACTTTAAACAGCTGCTTGCCCTGCAATATACCTTAAGCTGGAACAAAAGTAAACTGGAGTATAAGGGCATTAGCAAAAATACGCTTGGCATAGAGTTTACCGATTTTCATAAGGCCAAAGGCATATTAACCGCCATTTGGAACGACCCTGGTAATAACGCCAAAACATTAAGCGACGGCACCGTATTATTTGAGCTAATTTTACGCCGCAAGCCGGGGGCATTATTAGATAACGAGGGTATAAAGGTTACGTCGGACGTTACTTTGAGTGTGGCTTATGACAATACTTATGCCGAGCGGAAAATTATAAAAGGAAGCGGTATCATCACCGATAAAAAAGGCACAACAGCCGACCAGGACCAGCCCTCAGATTTCAAGGTGTCGCCAAACCCGTCAAACGGAGATGTGAAAATATACCTGCATGCAAAGGTTGCCCGGCCAATAACTATTTGGTTAGTGAATGTGTTAGGCAAAACTGTATACATGCAAAAGCAAAATGTAAATATTGGCGATACGGTAATACCTGTTGATCTGCGTAAATTCAGATCTAAGCAAGCGCCAAACTATTTTATACAAATAGGTGGTTTAGAAAAAACTTTAGTAAAACAGCTAATGTTAAATGGCGATAATGGGGCTAATTAAATGGCAAAAGGCAAAACTGCTGCAGATATGCTTAAAATTCAGAGTTTGTAAGGTATTAAATAATAAATTAACCTTTGTTTAAATAAAATTCCGATTTTTAACCTATTGTAAAACAGTACTTAAGTTAACAAATGGATAATATCTTTTTAATACCAAAAAGGATATTTTTTCAACTTCAAAAGGTGAAAAATGTGGAAAAATACCACTTTAAAGGCACTATTTTTATGTTGTAAAAGTTTCAAATTATCAAAAATCCATTTAGCTTTAGCTTTAATTAAAACAATAAACCTCATAAACTAAAA
This portion of the Inquilinus sp. KBS0705 genome encodes:
- the ftsA gene encoding cell division protein FtsA, encoding MYMDKSSTQEKSSPIVVGLDIGTTKICAIVGRRSKNGKIEVLGIGKAESAGVTRGMVSNIDKTVQGITLAVDVAGTQSNVEIRIVNVGIAGQHIKSLQHRGLITRKDLSSEISRKDIDKLVEDMYNLVMPPGEEIIHVLPQEFTVDNEPGVKDPIGMAGVRLEANFHIISGQVTAIKNIVKCVNKANLESQELILEPLASSESVLSDEEKEAGVVLVDIGGGTTDVAIFHEGIIRHTAVIPFGGNSVTEDIREGCSVMRNIAEQLKVRFGSALAEENKENEIVCVPGLRGREPKEISVKNLAFVIQARMEEIVEHVYYEIKSSGYEKKLIAGIVVTGGGAQLKHLTQLIEYVTGLDCRVGYPNEHLAKNEVLPKTTYEELQSPTFATGIGLLIKGIQKMEYNDVAHAPATTIKAEKTKYTDDRKFGLLGKILESGKKFIKDDIKDEDFLK
- the ftsZ gene encoding cell division protein FtsZ; the protein is MQFEMLKEKSSIIKVIGVGGGGGNAVNHMYRQGITGVDFIICNTDAQALELSPIPNKVQLGASLTEGMGAGSIPEVGKNSAIENIDDIKQMLGVNTKMLFITAGMGGGTGTGASPIIAKAARELDILTVGIITTPFSFEGKRRKMQAEEGMEELKKYVDSFLVISNDRLRQIFGNLTLGSAFAQADDILTTAAKGIAEIITLPGYINVDFKDVRTVMKDSGVSIMGSSAAEGENRALKAVEGALSSPLLKDNEIEGARYILLNISSGEKEVTMDEVSIITDYIQEEAGLAADLIWGNCKDENLGDKLSVTIIATGFQTKDEREKENSNKKIVSMLVPENAPLVKPVNEFITPVKTDGETAAMPYMKGKEAEPKQTGLFDLFAKAEEQDAKDEVIKYDLTDEVPQISEEPEMSEFTFKVTETVMNFEPAKAEVQQEPEPEPIANADDDKTDESIEEQLRKSRERIMRLKDLSMKLRNGNIQELENVPAYKRKEIALQQTPASDESQISRFSLLPDSEGKTEIRNNNSFLHDNVD
- a CDS encoding pyridoxal phosphate-dependent aminotransferase family protein; its protein translation is MDLFDKIIKNMGGPIGQHQKWSHGYFSFPRLEGEIAPHMMFNGKEHLVWSLNNYLGLANHPEVRKADAEAAADYGMAYPMGARMMSGNSKHHEELEQALGNFVGKDAAFLLNYGYQGMVSIIDALVDRNDVIVYDAESHACIVDGVRLHMGKRFVYKHNDIESCEKQLERAERLTEQTGGGILVITEGVFGMSGAQGKLKEIIKLKDKYKFRLLVDDAHGFGTMGPTGAGTHEEQNCIEGLDVYFGTFAKSMAGIGAFVAADTEIINYLRYNMRSQTFAKALPMPMVLGLKKRFELLRSKPELRQQLWVIAKALQNGLVEHGFDIGITDTMVTPVFLKGDLNEATSLTMELREKYSIFCSIVVYPVIPKGLIELRLIPTAIHTLEDVERTLQAFSEVAQKLKKGYYKTNKMAIA